A single region of the Cyanobacteria bacterium FACHB-DQ100 genome encodes:
- a CDS encoding phage baseplate protein — MHALSAREIVQVWEAGQSQHPIDRALALLACGSPELSVPDLVALTVGQRDAYLLTLRELTFGSKLNSVAACPQCREQLEFDLNVPDIRVADLDRPIQPEYALTTEGLNLRFRLPNSQDLAAIVESKDVAIAAATLVQRCVLAVDRGDKSEIDEPLPQSAIAALAEYMTECDPQAEIYLALTCPACGHAWSVLFDIVDFFWTELSAEAQRLLQEVHLLARFYGWSEADILSMSAVRRQFYLNLIGS, encoded by the coding sequence ATGCACGCTTTATCTGCTCGTGAAATTGTGCAAGTTTGGGAAGCAGGGCAAAGTCAGCACCCCATCGATCGAGCTTTGGCGCTGCTGGCTTGTGGCTCTCCAGAGCTATCCGTGCCCGATCTGGTGGCGCTCACCGTTGGACAACGAGATGCTTACTTGTTGACCTTAAGGGAACTCACGTTTGGATCTAAACTCAATAGTGTTGCCGCCTGTCCTCAGTGCCGGGAACAGCTAGAGTTTGATCTGAATGTGCCGGATATTCGCGTAGCTGATCTAGATCGTCCCATTCAACCCGAATATGCCTTGACGACAGAAGGGTTGAACTTACGCTTTCGCTTGCCCAATAGCCAAGATCTTGCTGCCATTGTTGAGTCTAAGGATGTTGCGATTGCAGCAGCAACGTTAGTTCAGCGCTGTGTGCTAGCAGTCGATCGCGGTGATAAGTCAGAGATAGATGAACCGTTGCCGCAGAGTGCGATCGCGGCACTAGCAGAGTATATGACTGAGTGTGATCCACAAGCTGAGATTTACCTTGCACTGACCTGTCCGGCTTGTGGTCACGCTTGGTCAGTTCTGTTTGATATTGTGGATTTTTTCTGGACAGAGCTGAGTGCTGAAGCTCAACGCTTACTACAGGAAGTGCATTTGCTTGCTAGGTTCTATGGTTGGAGCGAGGCGGATATTTTGTCGATGAGTGCAGTTCGACGGCAGTTCTATCTCAATTTAATCGGATCATGA
- a CDS encoding DUF4255 domain-containing protein has protein sequence MSNALAIAHITAALKKFLQEKATWSVPGAEVTTLRPQAMTNRAADTATLNLYLYQIVPNVAFRTADLPTRRSDGTVMQRPQSAWDLHYLFSFYGNELDWEDQRLLGSTVNILHAQPFLNRQKIREAITDNGFLATSGLSEQVESIKFSPLLLNLEELSKVWSIFFQTPYALSIAYQASVVLIEAEDTPQPVLPVRTRNIYLVPFRQPLIERLRSQAAEGQPILTDQPILPGYRLILEGQQLRGDDTQVKIGRVEVPLNPNEVSDTRISFVIPPTVRAGVQGLQVVQRIPISEPPRPYRYVESNIVAFVLRPRITGEITPTVGQLTIPVTPAIAPKQRVVLLMNELSGDPSRSDLAAYSFTAPLRTEETSSIPIPITNVRPGWYLVRLQVDGAESLLALDLDPNSSTFNQYNQPTVLIS, from the coding sequence ATGAGTAATGCCTTAGCGATCGCTCACATTACGGCTGCGCTAAAAAAATTCCTCCAGGAAAAAGCAACCTGGAGCGTTCCCGGTGCAGAAGTAACCACACTACGCCCTCAAGCAATGACGAATCGGGCTGCTGATACGGCAACCCTTAACTTGTATCTCTATCAAATCGTTCCAAATGTAGCATTTCGGACGGCAGATTTACCCACCCGCCGATCTGATGGCACCGTGATGCAGCGCCCTCAATCCGCTTGGGATTTACATTACCTCTTTAGCTTCTACGGCAATGAACTGGACTGGGAAGATCAGCGGCTGCTTGGTAGTACCGTCAACATTTTGCACGCACAGCCTTTTCTCAATCGTCAAAAGATCCGAGAAGCGATCACCGACAATGGTTTTCTTGCAACCTCCGGTTTGTCGGAACAAGTGGAATCAATCAAGTTTTCACCGCTGCTGCTCAATCTGGAAGAACTCTCGAAAGTGTGGTCGATCTTCTTCCAAACGCCCTATGCCTTGTCGATCGCATACCAAGCTTCTGTAGTGTTGATCGAAGCTGAAGATACGCCGCAGCCTGTATTACCAGTACGAACCCGCAACATCTATCTCGTCCCATTCCGTCAGCCACTGATCGAGCGTCTACGATCGCAAGCCGCAGAAGGACAGCCTATTCTGACAGATCAACCGATTTTGCCGGGATACCGATTAATTCTAGAAGGTCAACAACTGCGAGGCGACGATACTCAAGTCAAAATCGGTCGTGTAGAAGTGCCGCTCAATCCAAATGAAGTGAGCGATACGCGCATCAGTTTTGTCATTCCTCCAACCGTCAGGGCAGGAGTACAAGGACTGCAAGTGGTGCAGCGCATTCCCATTAGTGAGCCGCCGCGCCCCTATCGCTATGTCGAGTCCAACATCGTAGCGTTTGTCTTGCGTCCCCGCATTACTGGTGAAATTACCCCCACAGTGGGACAACTCACGATTCCTGTGACTCCCGCGATCGCGCCCAAACAGCGTGTGGTTCTGCTGATGAATGAATTGTCTGGTGATCCATCTCGAAGCGATTTGGCAGCCTACTCTTTCACCGCTCCCCTCAGAACTGAGGAAACCAGTTCGATTCCGATTCCAATTACTAACGTTCGACCAGGGTGGTATCTTGTGCGCTTGCAGGTCGATGGCGCTGAAAGCTTACTTGCTCTCGATCTTGATCCCAATAGTTCTACGTTCAACCAATACAATCAACCCACTGTGCTCATCTCATGA
- a CDS encoding ATP-binding protein — MTSSARDRWLELNQHYLMMALTEVRQWLELLLKRLRQADLAQAEQDQHNAVPNVDAALNAIAAEMQDPPAIEQLCEVFGLTPFERKILLLCAGVELDSTVAALCAAIQEDSRHAYATFGLALSAFPASHWSALYPNRPLRRWRLVELANSGSLTRNALQIDERVLHYLTGGQDLDARLTSLVDRIPVPKDLVPSHQVLADQIAASWVQTSSGTRLPIVQLSGEESGSQRAIASRACASLGLDLYVLSAQNLPLAPAELEALVRLWEREAAFSQSALLLDCRSLSDASREPAIAQFMETLNSGLILASAERRQAENRTLITIDVHSPTSEEQQSLWEQTLKSASVDLNGTIPALVAQFDLSAPTIRSIGAEAQAQAAIAQTASEGMPTSPNPSLQTLLWNACRAQSRPRLAELAQWIAPAATWEDLVLPEPQKQLLREIAIQVRHRNTVYERWGFASKGARGLGISALFSGLSGTGKTMAAEVLANELQLDLYRIDLSSVVSKYIGETEKNLRRVFDAAEQGGAILLFDEADALFGKRSEVKDSHDRYANIEVSYLLQRMEAYRGLAILTTNLKNALDTAFLRRIRFIVQFPYPDVAQRAEIWQHIFPAKTPTEALDVQKLARLNASGGNIRNIAVYAAFLAAEEQESVRMKHLLRAARMEFAKFEKTPTEAEIQGWV, encoded by the coding sequence ATGACTTCTTCTGCGCGCGATCGCTGGCTGGAGTTGAACCAGCATTACTTGATGATGGCTTTAACAGAAGTGCGCCAATGGCTAGAACTTCTGCTAAAGCGTCTGCGCCAGGCTGATCTTGCTCAGGCTGAGCAAGATCAGCACAACGCTGTTCCTAACGTAGATGCAGCATTAAACGCGATCGCAGCAGAAATGCAAGATCCCCCAGCGATCGAGCAGCTTTGCGAAGTCTTCGGACTCACGCCGTTTGAACGCAAAATCCTGCTCCTCTGTGCGGGTGTGGAACTAGATTCTACGGTGGCTGCTTTGTGTGCAGCCATCCAAGAAGACTCACGGCACGCCTATGCCACCTTTGGTTTAGCGTTGAGTGCTTTTCCTGCATCCCATTGGAGCGCATTGTATCCAAACCGTCCGCTACGTCGCTGGCGTTTGGTCGAACTTGCAAATAGTGGGAGTCTCACCCGCAACGCGCTACAGATTGATGAGCGAGTGTTGCACTATCTCACAGGTGGGCAGGATCTCGATGCGCGATTGACGAGCCTCGTCGATCGAATTCCAGTTCCTAAGGATTTAGTTCCTTCTCATCAGGTGTTAGCGGATCAGATCGCTGCAAGTTGGGTTCAAACCTCTTCAGGAACTCGCTTGCCTATCGTGCAACTATCTGGAGAGGAAAGCGGAAGTCAACGTGCGATCGCATCTCGTGCTTGTGCCTCATTAGGACTGGATTTATATGTTCTATCCGCCCAAAATCTTCCTCTAGCACCCGCAGAACTAGAAGCATTAGTCCGGTTGTGGGAGCGAGAAGCTGCATTCAGTCAAAGTGCACTGTTGCTGGATTGTCGATCGCTGTCAGATGCTAGCCGAGAACCTGCGATCGCTCAATTCATGGAAACACTCAACAGTGGATTAATCCTTGCGAGTGCAGAGCGTCGCCAGGCAGAAAACCGAACACTGATTACGATCGATGTTCATTCTCCGACTTCTGAAGAACAACAATCCCTCTGGGAACAGACGTTAAAGTCAGCTTCTGTAGATCTCAACGGAACGATTCCCGCGCTCGTGGCGCAGTTTGACCTGAGTGCTCCAACGATTCGATCGATCGGAGCAGAAGCACAGGCACAAGCCGCGATCGCGCAAACTGCTTCAGAAGGAATGCCCACATCCCCCAACCCATCACTGCAAACGCTTCTCTGGAATGCCTGCCGTGCTCAATCTCGTCCTCGTTTAGCAGAATTAGCCCAGTGGATTGCTCCCGCCGCCACCTGGGAAGATTTAGTTCTACCAGAGCCACAAAAACAACTCTTGCGCGAGATCGCCATTCAAGTGCGCCATCGTAACACGGTCTATGAACGGTGGGGATTTGCTTCTAAAGGCGCACGCGGGTTAGGCATCAGTGCCTTATTTTCCGGGTTAAGCGGCACAGGCAAAACAATGGCGGCAGAAGTTTTAGCAAATGAGTTGCAGCTAGATTTGTACCGCATTGATCTCTCGTCGGTGGTGAGTAAATACATTGGCGAAACGGAGAAAAATCTGCGGCGAGTATTTGATGCGGCGGAACAAGGGGGTGCAATTTTGCTGTTTGATGAAGCAGATGCCTTGTTTGGGAAGCGGAGCGAAGTCAAGGATAGCCACGATCGCTATGCCAACATTGAAGTGAGCTATCTACTACAGCGCATGGAAGCCTATCGAGGGTTAGCCATTCTGACAACAAACCTGAAAAATGCCTTAGATACTGCCTTTCTCCGTCGCATTCGCTTTATTGTGCAGTTTCCCTATCCAGACGTGGCACAACGCGCCGAAATTTGGCAACATATTTTCCCCGCCAAGACCCCCACAGAAGCATTAGATGTACAGAAGTTAGCGCGACTGAACGCATCTGGCGGAAATATTCGTAATATTGCAGTATATGCTGCCTTTCTCGCCGCAGAGGAGCAAGAATCGGTGCGAATGAAGCATCTTTTACGAGCTGCCCGTATGGAATTTGCCAAATTCGAGAAAACGCCAACTGAGGCAGAAATTCAGGGATGGGTTTAG
- a CDS encoding DUF4157 domain-containing protein, giving the protein MGVQNTSRVPMLQRKLTIGQPNDLYEQEADRMADQVMRMPERSLEDETEVVQTQPLANSITPLVQQEREDKPAEGEIQAKEGTVPTVTLSLEAQLQEQQGKGQPLPEKTRTFMESRFGRDFSGVRVHTDSNAEQMNRELKAQAFTHQNDVYFASGKYNPESGEGKRLLAHELTHTIQQGGNTLHTQQQTEAPEAQTLKPNTPNIQAAWYNFDIPFTDYQFDPSIEGIKTAASIAKETVVEGFEWFFDKIKSLVSAGIDWLSEKWSSIQKLALSGFETIKNSFTNIIRFIKSPLSYIADAVMSFSTESLATAWATFKGIVTKVWEGFKSLTGNLLQLVNSVWGKISGYATSLLNKVTGLTQNYLFKKLPNALQQMAYSLINKINNLWKSISDGWTKLFNRIKTWIDSALDTVLQFVRRVMSFGINVVIDGIRQFGKLVLFLKDLFTNPRKYVDILAKKSVKAFEGVESHFSSIVSKYFGDSKAATPTANITGTIQRQPSTDSAPEAKGSASWGEIGHGIWEMMGKKWQELKSNPWSIVTSLLLDMVLPVVGNVKDIIQLFKNIKKIVTAPLSAGSLKELWTSFLQILDIPILIYHTVVSILMRTLTLPLIVASFIPHPLVKAIAAAVGYGLLGAFVQAEQVNIGHKLLLLKTGATTKAQKEEAYNRIADSFIALAMAVVIIVIMIILHFLAQVAKGIYNFVKGKIFSVKEPPVELKGGSSSEGKGGKSTPEEGKAGEAKGSKEGLPSEDGKRKIKINEEGRCEVCASPCDEIRKKYASVMTPEIEGKVKAIESNPTLTEAQRIEQLKPIEQELANLKGAPVQPEKVELQAEIDTTKIETGEAKANPKAGEPGSPEHKALRWKEYQQRTGGKGWSYERWSKQYDINMKQALQANKAVDAFHKQLGWGKREATVPVEGVDRRLDIADVSARKGIEYKTGETYATQDILWEVARDEILVRQGWDITWVFEGTASKPLLTALEKAKIKVQFR; this is encoded by the coding sequence ATGGGGGTGCAGAATACTTCCAGAGTACCGATGCTGCAACGGAAATTGACGATCGGGCAACCAAATGATCTGTATGAGCAGGAAGCCGATCGAATGGCTGATCAGGTGATGCGAATGCCGGAGCGATCGTTAGAGGATGAGACAGAAGTAGTTCAAACTCAGCCTCTAGCAAACTCAATCACGCCTCTAGTACAGCAGGAGCGGGAAGACAAACCAGCAGAAGGAGAGATTCAAGCCAAGGAAGGTACAGTTCCCACAGTAACACTTTCCTTAGAAGCTCAGTTGCAGGAGCAGCAAGGCAAAGGGCAACCTTTACCAGAGAAAACTCGTACCTTCATGGAGTCTCGATTTGGAAGAGATTTCAGCGGTGTGCGGGTGCATACTGACAGCAATGCAGAACAGATGAACCGAGAGTTAAAGGCTCAAGCATTTACCCACCAGAACGACGTATATTTCGCATCGGGAAAATATAATCCAGAGTCGGGGGAAGGGAAGCGCTTGCTGGCGCATGAGTTAACGCATACCATTCAACAAGGAGGAAATACTCTCCATACTCAACAGCAAACCGAAGCACCTGAAGCACAAACTTTAAAGCCTAATACACCCAACATCCAAGCAGCTTGGTATAACTTCGATATTCCTTTTACAGATTACCAGTTTGATCCTAGTATTGAAGGAATCAAAACTGCAGCAAGCATTGCTAAAGAGACTGTAGTGGAAGGTTTTGAATGGTTCTTTGATAAGATTAAAAGTCTTGTTTCTGCTGGAATAGATTGGCTAAGTGAGAAGTGGAGCTCTATTCAAAAACTCGCATTATCAGGCTTTGAGACCATAAAAAACTCTTTCACCAACATTATTCGTTTTATCAAAAGCCCGCTCAGCTACATCGCAGATGCTGTAATGAGCTTTAGTACAGAATCATTGGCTACAGCTTGGGCAACATTTAAGGGAATAGTTACCAAGGTTTGGGAAGGATTCAAGTCATTGACTGGAAATTTGCTTCAATTGGTTAATAGTGTATGGGGCAAAATCAGTGGATATGCAACTTCATTACTAAACAAGGTTACAGGACTTACTCAAAACTATTTGTTCAAAAAACTGCCTAATGCTTTACAGCAAATGGCATATAGCCTGATTAATAAAATCAATAACCTATGGAAGAGCATTAGTGATGGATGGACAAAACTGTTTAATAGAATAAAAACATGGATTGATAGCGCGTTGGATACAGTTCTTCAATTTGTTCGTCGCGTCATGTCCTTTGGAATAAATGTTGTCATTGATGGAATTAGACAGTTTGGAAAACTGGTGCTATTCCTCAAGGATCTATTTACAAATCCTCGCAAGTACGTCGATATTCTTGCGAAGAAGAGCGTAAAGGCATTTGAGGGCGTAGAAAGTCATTTTTCTTCGATAGTAAGCAAGTATTTTGGAGACAGTAAAGCAGCTACACCAACAGCAAACATAACCGGAACCATTCAGAGGCAACCCAGTACAGATAGTGCTCCTGAAGCAAAAGGCTCAGCAAGCTGGGGCGAAATAGGTCACGGTATCTGGGAAATGATGGGCAAGAAATGGCAGGAGCTTAAATCCAACCCGTGGTCTATTGTGACTAGCTTGCTGCTAGATATGGTTCTTCCAGTTGTCGGAAATGTCAAAGACATTATCCAATTATTTAAGAATATTAAAAAAATAGTAACTGCGCCTTTAAGTGCAGGTTCTCTTAAAGAGTTATGGACAAGTTTTTTGCAGATACTAGATATCCCCATTCTTATCTATCATACGGTAGTTAGCATCTTAATGAGAACGCTAACTTTGCCTCTAATCGTTGCTTCATTCATTCCGCATCCACTTGTCAAAGCAATTGCTGCCGCTGTTGGATATGGCTTGTTAGGTGCATTTGTCCAGGCTGAACAGGTTAATATAGGGCACAAATTGTTACTTCTCAAAACTGGAGCTACAACAAAGGCTCAAAAAGAAGAAGCCTATAACCGAATTGCAGATAGCTTTATTGCCTTGGCAATGGCAGTCGTCATCATCGTGATTATGATCATTCTGCATTTCCTTGCCCAAGTTGCGAAGGGCATCTACAACTTTGTAAAAGGAAAGATCTTTTCAGTTAAAGAACCCCCGGTGGAACTGAAAGGTGGCTCGTCCAGTGAAGGAAAAGGAGGAAAAAGCACACCAGAAGAGGGAAAAGCTGGAGAAGCAAAAGGTTCAAAAGAAGGGCTTCCCAGTGAAGATGGTAAACGAAAGATCAAAATCAATGAGGAAGGAAGGTGCGAAGTATGTGCATCGCCTTGTGATGAGATAAGAAAGAAATATGCTTCTGTAATGACTCCGGAGATTGAAGGTAAAGTAAAGGCGATCGAAAGTAACCCTACACTAACCGAAGCACAAAGAATTGAGCAACTTAAGCCCATTGAGCAAGAGCTTGCTAATTTAAAAGGAGCCCCTGTTCAGCCAGAAAAAGTAGAACTACAAGCTGAAATTGATACAACTAAAATTGAAACTGGAGAAGCTAAAGCTAATCCTAAGGCTGGAGAGCCAGGATCACCAGAGCATAAAGCTCTTAGATGGAAGGAATATCAACAACGTACAGGAGGAAAAGGATGGAGTTATGAAAGATGGAGTAAGCAATACGACATTAATATGAAGCAAGCGTTGCAGGCAAATAAGGCTGTTGACGCATTCCACAAACAATTAGGGTGGGGAAAACGTGAAGCTACTGTACCCGTTGAAGGTGTCGATAGAAGGCTGGATATTGCTGATGTAAGCGCGAGGAAGGGAATAGAGTATAAGACTGGAGAGACTTATGCAACTCAAGACATCTTGTGGGAGGTAGCAAGGGATGAAATTTTGGTTAGACAAGGGTGGGATATTACTTGGGTTTTTGAAGGAACAGCAAGTAAACCATTACTAACAGCCTTAGAAAAGGCAAAAATCAAAGTTCAATTTAGGTAA
- a CDS encoding DUF4157 domain-containing protein: protein MTIGQPNDPYEQEADRVADQVMRMPEPKIQPLCPECKDELQRQPIEEEEKEEETLQTKPLAESITPLIQRQTEATEEEKQMEEEETLQTKTASGETPTVSSSLQNRITALHGRGQPLPQSERNFFESRFGADFSQVRIHTDNQASEAARAVNARAFTLGQDVVFGAGEYQPRSAEGRRLLAHELTHVVQQRGTPKKHPARLSIQKNAGHRVMRSLALDSTVKICHRVLTSRNIKVSQGGLRVVLLLNQLDTTIPNCQNHKFWVTLTKSVDWGFDDEIATCQGETGGTKSFSFGNLSSGTYYLTIHRVFDHPHCCLEGDILVFDEPIRGDSSGCVRDNDPSVMDVVHGALDIAGFIPVLGAIPDGINAGIYALEGDWANAGLSAVAMVPAWGDGVKLGAIAGKSAIKISEKAAIKLGEEGIAKGLKEVKAASKTVHAAEETGKAAKLGEAAAGKLEKEAAEKLEKEAAQKALEKKIAECEGIHASYKALKCSSCKPTDTRAERLAKIACLTALLAGRRKYLQEKCDYVLAGSIARGSAVAERGHEIQAEQIAKMLLKCSTLPTS from the coding sequence TTGACGATCGGTCAACCGAATGATCCGTATGAGCAAGAAGCCGATCGCGTCGCAGATCAGGTGATGCGGATGCCTGAACCTAAAATTCAGCCCCTCTGTCCCGAATGCAAAGATGAACTGCAACGGCAGCCTATAGAGGAAGAGGAGAAGGAGGAAGAAACCTTACAAACTAAGCCACTCGCAGAGTCAATTACTCCTCTGATTCAGAGGCAAACTGAAGCAACGGAAGAAGAAAAGCAAATGGAAGAGGAAGAAACCCTACAAACTAAAACTGCTTCTGGTGAGACACCAACTGTATCCTCCAGTCTCCAAAACCGGATTACAGCTTTACATGGCAGAGGCCAGCCCTTGCCTCAATCGGAGCGTAATTTCTTTGAATCCCGCTTTGGGGCTGATTTTTCTCAAGTGCGTATCCACACAGACAATCAAGCATCTGAAGCAGCGCGTGCTGTTAACGCTCGTGCTTTTACCCTGGGTCAGGATGTGGTGTTTGGGGCAGGGGAGTATCAACCGCGATCGGCTGAAGGGCGAAGACTATTAGCCCATGAATTAACCCATGTAGTACAGCAGCGCGGTACCCCCAAAAAACATCCAGCGCGACTTTCGATTCAGAAAAATGCTGGACACCGAGTGATGAGAAGTCTTGCGCTTGATAGTACGGTCAAGATATGTCATAGAGTATTAACTTCCAGAAATATTAAAGTGTCACAAGGTGGTTTAAGAGTCGTTCTGCTTCTCAATCAACTTGATACCACAATTCCGAACTGTCAGAATCATAAATTTTGGGTGACATTAACCAAGTCTGTGGATTGGGGGTTTGACGATGAAATAGCAACTTGTCAGGGAGAAACTGGAGGAACTAAATCATTCTCCTTTGGGAATCTTTCCTCTGGCACGTACTATTTGACGATTCATCGAGTTTTTGATCATCCCCATTGTTGTCTGGAAGGCGATATTCTTGTTTTTGATGAACCGATTCGTGGAGACTCCTCGGGTTGTGTGCGGGATAACGATCCTTCCGTAATGGATGTTGTGCATGGTGCTCTAGACATCGCTGGATTTATTCCAGTGCTTGGAGCGATTCCTGACGGGATCAACGCTGGAATTTATGCTCTGGAAGGGGATTGGGCAAATGCTGGGCTTTCCGCAGTTGCTATGGTTCCCGCTTGGGGAGACGGTGTTAAGTTGGGTGCAATAGCGGGTAAAAGTGCAATAAAAATCTCTGAAAAAGCCGCTATAAAATTAGGAGAAGAGGGCATCGCGAAAGGCTTAAAAGAAGTGAAAGCGGCAAGTAAAACAGTTCATGCTGCGGAAGAGACAGGAAAAGCTGCAAAGTTAGGAGAAGCAGCAGCTGGGAAACTTGAAAAAGAAGCCGCTGAGAAACTTGAAAAAGAAGCGGCTCAGAAAGCACTTGAAAAGAAAATTGCCGAATGTGAAGGCATTCACGCATCCTACAAAGCCTTGAAATGCTCTTCGTGCAAACCAACCGATACTCGTGCAGAGCGCCTTGCCAAAATCGCATGCCTTACGGCTCTCCTTGCTGGACGAAGAAAATATCTGCAAGAGAAATGCGACTACGTGCTAGCAGGAAGCATTGCTAGGGGAAGCGCGGTTGCTGAAAGAGGGCATGAGATACAGGCTGAGCAAATTGCAAAGATGCTATTAAAGTGTTCCACTCTACCAACAAGCTAA